The sequence below is a genomic window from Deltaproteobacteria bacterium.
TGACCGGCGGCCCCTTTCACCAGGTTGTCGATGGCGGACATCAGGATGAGCCGCCCACGGGGTTCGTCCAGGGTGAAACCGATATCGCAATAATTGGTTCCACGCACATGCCTCGTGTCCGGCACCCTCGCCGGGCCGACGATGCGTACAAACCGCCTCCCCTCGTAATAGGACGACAGACAGTTCCGAACCTCTTCCATTGAGAGCTTTCCCTGCGATACCGCGTAGATGGTTGTAAACATGCCGCGCGCCATGGGAACAAGGTGGGGCACGAAGGTCACGCTTACCGGCCGACCGGCCTCCCTGCTGAGGATCGCATCTATCTCGGGGTTGTGCCGGTGCGTGGCAACCTTGTAGGCCTTGAACGACTCATCGGCTTCACAAAAATGGGACGATATCGAAAGGGAACGCCCTGCACCGCTGACGCCCGATTTTGAATCGACGACAATCGATCCGACTTCGAGCATACCGCTTTTCAGAAGCGGCACCAGGGGCAACAGCGCGCTTGTGGGGTAGCAGCCCGGGTTGCCCACGAGGACAGTCCCCTGCACCGCCTCGCGGTAGACTTCACAGAGACCGTATACGGCCTTTTCGAGGAGATCCCTGGCCGTATGCTGCTGGTAGTGCGCCTCGTATTGCTCTGCTTCACTAAATCTGAAATCCGCGGAAAGATCGACCACCTTTGTCCCGCCGGCGACCAGTTCCGGGACGATCGTCATGGGAATCTTGTGCGGCAGGGCGGTGAAAACGACATCACAATTTTCAATCAGGCGCTCCACGGAGAGGGATTCGCAGGTAAGGCCCACCTCACCGGCCATGGCCGGATAGACGGTGTCGAAACGGATGCCCGCAAACTGCCTGGAGGTCAATATCGTCGGCAACGCATCCGGATGTCCGGCCAGCAGCCTGACCAGTTCGGCACCCGCATACCCCGTCGCCCCTACGACACCTGCTTTTATCATAATGGTCTGTAATTCCGATTTAATGGTTTCGCGTTTTCAAGCAGGCCTGTCGGCCCGGACCCGCCCCAGAGGGCCGGATCTCCTTTCCGGAACCTAATTTGAGCGTTTCAAATTAGACAGAACAAAAATAAGTCGATAACACAGGCCACCCAATTTTCCAACCCCAAATAAAAGCGTGTGCCACGCTTTTATGAAACGCGACTGCGTCGCTACTTTGTAGAGAGCGGGCATCCAATATCCAAGTTGATGCATGCCGGGTTGTCGGTTTTCGTGCTTTACAGTTTTGCTGTCGCTATTGCCATTGCCGGCACGGCCAAACATCTCTGACCTGGCCCAAAGGAACAGGTTTTCCCTGGTGGAATAAATCTACGGCTTCTTCCTGCCCCCGGCTTCCAGTACCAGCTCCTTGAGAATGGTGACGACGTTTTTCCCCCTTTCACGTGCTATCCGGTGGGCGTCATCCACCAGGCGCGCCGCCTGGGCTTCCAGGGTCGACAGGGCCGGCAGCGGAATATTCTGCCGCTCATATTGCCATGCCAGCAAACGAATGGCCAGTTTCCTCTCCTGTTGTTTGAAAAAACCGAACACGGTCCCGTGAACCTCCTCACCAAATAAAATCGTGTGCCACGATTTTATGAAATGCTCCTATCGAGCACGAAATAGGGTCGATATCCTGACAACCGCCCAGTCCAGTATCGCCTCGGCCGACTGACGGGAAGACTTCAACATGCCGTCGGCTTCCCGGACATAGGCCAGCGAACGCACGATCCCCTCCAGGGTAATGCCGTGCGCCTTCTGAAACAGCTTGTAAACGGGAAAGGCGTTACGAGGATTCGGCGCGATCAACAAATCCGTTGACATCTTCTTTTTCCGCCCCCCGGGGGACAGCTGTTCCCGCCAGCTTTCGAGGCGCGTTTTCAACATCTGGTCATGCTGCTCGACACGCGGCATGACATTGCTTCGAAAAAAGTTGAACGGCATGGCGGCATCATAGGAAACACCGGCGGCATTGTCCAGAAAATCGCGAATAACGAGCAGCTTGCGCAGGTGGTTGGCCAAGGCCGCGAGAATCTGAAGGGGGTGGTAGTCCGCACCAAGCAGCGATCGCATGTAAAAAAAGGCCTGTTCGGCATCCGCATCGGTGAGCGCATTGGTAAAACTGTAAATCGGGTCCGAGCGCGTTCGACGCAAGAGCGCTTCCACGTCCTGCGGGCCGATCTCCCGGCGTGCCCCCACATAGTCCACCAGTTTGGCCAGGTCGTTCGAAAAGGTTCGCGGGTCGAACCCGGTCAATTCCACCATCGTGGCGAAAGCCTGCCGGGACATGGTTTTTCCTTCGGCCTCCAGAACCGCATCCAGCAGCCCGCGCAGAACGGCTTCCTGCTCCGTCCTGTCGGCCTTGCGGTCGCCTTTGGGCACGGAGCAGTCGATCACCTGCCCCATTTCAAGAAAGCATTTGAACAGGCGCTTTCTTTTGTCTACCGTGTCAGTGGTGACGATGAGAAAGTGATTACCGGGCAGCCCGTTCTTCATCGCATCGATAAAAACGGCCGCGGGGTCGCTACCCTGCCCGGGGGCGAGCCGGTGCTCCCGGCTGAACGCGATGAGTTCATCCAACCATTCACCGTCGTCGACCGCGCTCTTTTCAAAGCCCAGTTTGGCGCGCCCGCCTTTCTCCGCCATATCGTCCATGGACAGATTCAGCATTCCGAGCAGCGACATCACGGTTCCGGCGGCTTTCCCGAATTCACCCCTGGCGTGCGCCGCATGCGCCTTCTCGAGAAATTTGGCCGTATCCTGTTTGGAGTAAAAGATGCGGGAGTCCAGCAGAGAAACCACTTTTCTGCCCTGCAGCAGCGCATAGGTATTGACGCTGCGCAGTGCTTCGCCGACATTCTCGTTCAACCCCTCGAAAGGCTCGTACATGAAATTTCTGTTTTCCCCGGGGACGAGGATCTCCAGCACACGCTCCAGAACAGATTTGTACAGCGCCTCCTCGCCGTAAATAAGGAATGTGGACGGCGCCGTGCCCTCCTCCAGCATTTTTTCAAAACGCGTCAGGAATTCTTCGATATTCTTATGAGATACGCTCGGCATGCTTTTCATAGTTGAGGTTTACTCAATTATTCGGGCATTTTCTTGAACAGCAGGTGGTACACGAAGATGAGAATGCCCACAGTGATGGCACTGTCGGCAATGTTGAACGCAGGCCAGTGCATGTCCTGGACATGTACGTCCAGAAAGTCGACCACCTTCCCGAGACGCAGCCTGTCGATCATGTTCCCGACGGCCCCGCCCATAATCAGGGCCAGCCCACCCCGGAGAAACACGTATTGCCGCGGCGTTTTCCAGTACATGTATATGATCATGCCCATGGCGGCCAAGGACGCAATCAGAAAAAACAGGTGCTTGAACAGTGAACTTTTCCCCGCCAGAAACCCGAAAGCCCCGCCGGTGTTGGTCAGATGGGTGAGGTCGAAAAAACCCGGAATCAGCACGATGGAGTCGTACAGAGGAATCGCCGCCTCGACCAGCCGTTTGGTTGCCTGGTCGAGGATGACCACCCCGGCGGCAATAACGCAGAGGAATAGATATTTGTTATTAACTTTCAAAGCGTTATTTTCAGTATGCTTAACAATCAGACCACATTTTGGTCATTTGTGCTTCGCACGTCATTTGGCCTGCGGCCGTAATTCATTGTTGCGAACAGATAAAAGCTATCGGCAACAATGAATAAGAGCGAAGCGAATTGCCACGAATTACGCGCGTCAGCGCAAATGACCGCCGCAGGCGTCCTTACAGTTCCTCCATCACCCCGCTGCACCGCGCACAGAGCGTCGCGTGCCCGCTGTCCGACCCCACCGAGGTCGCGTGCATCCAGCACCGCGCACACTTTTCACCCTCGGCCTGCGCCACCCCGATGGCGAGGCCCTCCACCAGTTCACTGCGGTAGGCCCCACCGACGGCGGAATCCTGATGAAGATCCGCCTGCGAAACGATGAAAATAGTGTACAGGTCGTCGGCATAGGGTTCCAGCCGGGCGTACGTGTCGGCATCCACGTACAGGGATACCGCCGCATCCAGCGGATGGCCGATCATTTTTCGGTTGCGCGCTTCTTCCAGGGCTTTGGTCACTTCGCCCCGGATCTTGAGAAGAAGCCCCCAGCTTTCCGCCAGGTCCGGATCTTTCAAGCCGTTCTCCACCTCCGGCAGGGAGGCAAGGT
It includes:
- the argC gene encoding N-acetyl-gamma-glutamyl-phosphate reductase: MIKAGVVGATGYAGAELVRLLAGHPDALPTILTSRQFAGIRFDTVYPAMAGEVGLTCESLSVERLIENCDVVFTALPHKIPMTIVPELVAGGTKVVDLSADFRFSEAEQYEAHYQQHTARDLLEKAVYGLCEVYREAVQGTVLVGNPGCYPTSALLPLVPLLKSGMLEVGSIVVDSKSGVSGAGRSLSISSHFCEADESFKAYKVATHRHNPEIDAILSREAGRPVSVTFVPHLVPMARGMFTTIYAVSQGKLSMEEVRNCLSSYYEGRRFVRIVGPARVPDTRHVRGTNYCDIGFTLDEPRGRLILMSAIDNLVKGAAGQAVQNMNIMFGLDETAGLTNVPFPV
- the lspA gene encoding signal peptidase II — protein: MKVNNKYLFLCVIAAGVVILDQATKRLVEAAIPLYDSIVLIPGFFDLTHLTNTGGAFGFLAGKSSLFKHLFFLIASLAAMGMIIYMYWKTPRQYVFLRGGLALIMGGAVGNMIDRLRLGKVVDFLDVHVQDMHWPAFNIADSAITVGILIFVYHLLFKKMPE